A genomic region of Salinibacter pepae contains the following coding sequences:
- the gcvT gene encoding glycine cleavage system aminomethyltransferase GcvT, which translates to MADSAPSLHTTPLHDAHEERGARMMAFGGFEMPVQYDSIIDEHLAVRNDAGLFDVSHMGEVLIQGDQALALVQHLVTNDAETLYDGRAMYTVMCTPDGGIIDDGIVYRRAEDEYLMVLNAANRERDLTWMHDHNPMGATLRDISADTALLALQGPKALDIAQPFLDDDLDDLSFYHFWERTGGAFLDCETALISRTGYTGEPGLELYVPADRARDVWTTLLEAGADRGLTPAGLGARDTLRLEAGLCLHGNDITEDITPYEARLGWLVKLDKGDFIGREALRKIHEHGPARKLVGFVATERGIPRHDDVLQSAGGDAIGVVTSGTQSPLLDAGIGLGYVPNEPAYTEPGRALQVASRRRTFDVEVTEPPFHEDA; encoded by the coding sequence ATGGCCGACTCCGCCCCATCCCTCCACACCACTCCCCTCCACGACGCCCACGAGGAGCGTGGCGCCCGCATGATGGCGTTTGGGGGATTCGAGATGCCCGTGCAGTACGACAGCATCATCGACGAGCACCTGGCCGTCCGTAACGACGCCGGGCTGTTCGACGTAAGTCACATGGGCGAGGTGCTGATTCAGGGGGACCAGGCCCTCGCCCTCGTCCAGCACCTCGTGACCAACGACGCCGAGACGCTCTACGACGGGCGGGCGATGTACACGGTCATGTGCACCCCCGACGGCGGCATCATCGACGACGGCATCGTGTATCGCCGCGCCGAGGACGAGTACCTGATGGTGCTCAACGCCGCCAATAGAGAGCGGGATCTGACGTGGATGCACGACCACAACCCCATGGGGGCCACGCTTCGGGACATTTCCGCCGACACCGCCCTTCTCGCCCTTCAGGGCCCGAAGGCCCTCGACATCGCCCAGCCGTTTCTCGACGACGACCTGGACGACCTGTCGTTCTACCACTTCTGGGAACGGACCGGCGGGGCCTTCCTCGACTGCGAGACCGCCCTCATCTCCCGTACCGGCTACACCGGCGAGCCGGGCCTTGAGCTCTACGTGCCCGCCGACCGGGCCCGAGACGTGTGGACCACCCTGTTGGAGGCGGGCGCGGACCGTGGCCTGACACCGGCGGGCCTCGGCGCCCGCGACACGCTCCGCCTCGAAGCGGGGCTCTGCCTGCACGGCAACGACATCACGGAGGACATCACCCCCTACGAGGCGCGCCTGGGGTGGCTGGTGAAGCTCGACAAGGGCGACTTCATCGGGCGGGAGGCCCTGCGGAAGATTCACGAGCACGGGCCGGCGCGAAAACTCGTGGGCTTCGTGGCCACCGAGCGGGGCATCCCGCGCCACGACGATGTTCTCCAGTCGGCGGGGGGCGACGCCATCGGCGTTGTTACCAGCGGCACGCAGTCGCCCCTCCTCGACGCGGGCATTGGCCTCGGCTACGTCCCCAACGAGCCGGCCTACACCGAACCGGGCCGGGCGCTACAGGTCGCAAGCCGGCGCCGCACGTTCGACGTGGAAGTGACGGAGCCTCCGTTCCACGAGGACGCATGA
- a CDS encoding 2-phosphosulfolactate phosphatase codes for MDAEVFLTHSNVSEGDVQDRTVIVIDVLRACSTIVTALERGARAVMPVTDMAQAGKIASNLDPDMYRLGGERNGEKIEGYHLGNSPGEYTHNVVQGRDIILNTSNGTQALEQTKEADTLVAACFLNAERVVDFVRRTADAVTIVCAGRQNRLALEDTLCAGLLLDRLWDGDEPYPVTDSAHTAYTLYHTDRDDLGNALRGANHAEWLANQDRGADLDYCFRIDSVPVLPYYTENRLRLYEDVVSA; via the coding sequence ATGGACGCTGAAGTTTTCTTGACGCACTCGAACGTTTCGGAAGGGGACGTCCAGGACCGGACGGTCATCGTCATCGATGTGCTTCGGGCCTGCTCCACCATCGTGACCGCCCTTGAGCGGGGCGCCCGCGCCGTGATGCCCGTAACCGACATGGCCCAGGCCGGCAAGATCGCCAGCAACCTCGACCCCGACATGTACCGACTCGGGGGCGAGCGCAACGGAGAAAAGATCGAAGGGTACCACCTCGGCAACTCGCCGGGCGAATACACGCACAATGTCGTTCAGGGACGGGACATCATCCTGAATACCTCCAACGGGACCCAGGCCCTGGAGCAGACAAAGGAAGCCGACACCCTCGTGGCGGCCTGCTTCCTGAACGCGGAGCGCGTCGTCGACTTCGTCCGTCGAACGGCCGACGCCGTGACCATCGTCTGCGCGGGCCGACAGAACCGCCTCGCCCTCGAGGACACCCTCTGTGCGGGCCTCCTTCTCGATCGCCTCTGGGACGGGGACGAGCCGTACCCGGTCACGGACTCCGCCCACACGGCCTACACGCTCTACCACACCGATCGGGACGACCTCGGCAATGCCCTCCGCGGGGCCAACCACGCCGAGTGGCTTGCCAATCAGGACCGCGGGGCCGACCTGGACTATTGCTTCCGGATTGATTCGGTACCGGTTCTGCCCTACTACACGGAAAACCGACTTCGTCTGTACGAGGACGTCGTGTCGGCGTAG
- a CDS encoding DNA translocase FtsK — protein sequence MAASGSDTNTEEAFLISPRRKVEIFGLVLMVCALLVSLAFASYHPDDAVVLRSADWSAVVLNPQSAQADGPVQNVLGLLGAQLAEAFVPGFIGYGVLLISGLLMVWGYAVFRHASLRRLLYPSLLTAFSAFILSCVVGWVHHTVDASLRAWAGLVGIGTAGWMQNVFGEVGSFILLLLAGAVLLLLVVDHDIQRTVDRVIRAARRIGAGVSAAGAYIRDQWSRARAHAPEPKAPSPTSGPSSSASASGSPSASSPEPPSSSPAGERTPPPARTRPKDSGAQAPSVRRNDLFRPGRDPAPSATDDGTASSEPAPGSSARTPDDISSEEVSDETSAPTPAEEVESTDSPPAPDPPPSSADEAPNADEPAAPSPGEAPPAPDAPDDPDDDVSMTIQEQVEEETTDEIERTAELPDDFEYEPPSLDLLDESVDTDPTINRDELEENKRVLLDKLDMYNIEIEEINAVVGPTVTRYELTPAPGVKVSRIKSLEDDLAMAMAAPGIRMIAPIPGKSAVGVEIPNRNRELVRLRDVIGTRKFQDTDLKLPLPLGKNIEGEVHVGDLATMPHLLIAGATGSGKSVGLNAIITGLIYACHPANLRFVIIDPKKIELQQYTALETQFVAVPEDIDQTVITDIDEASGVLKSVEREMEARYDLLSDAGARNITGYNERFQAGELDPTEGHRHMPYLVVVVDELADLMMAAGDDVEGPISRLAQMARAVGIHLILATQRPSVDVVTGVIKANFPSRIAFEVASRVDSRTILDQGGAEDLVGNGDMLFLSGSDLMRLQGPFVSVEEVEEVVDYVADQPGVTPYTLPSLQDAGHGPDETLGVEDTDEKFEEAARVIVRRQQGSVSLLQRKLAVGYTRAARIVDQLEEAGIVGPFNGTKARDVLVDDEQALDDLLHGEDADKADPDEA from the coding sequence ATGGCTGCCTCGGGTTCCGATACGAATACGGAGGAGGCCTTCCTGATCTCTCCGCGTCGGAAGGTGGAGATCTTCGGGCTCGTGCTGATGGTGTGCGCCCTGCTGGTGTCGCTCGCCTTTGCCAGCTACCACCCCGACGATGCCGTCGTCCTCCGGTCGGCGGACTGGTCCGCGGTCGTCCTCAACCCGCAGAGCGCCCAGGCCGACGGGCCCGTCCAGAACGTGCTCGGGCTGCTCGGCGCCCAGCTCGCAGAGGCCTTCGTGCCCGGCTTCATCGGCTACGGGGTGCTGCTGATAAGCGGCCTGCTGATGGTGTGGGGCTACGCCGTCTTTCGCCACGCCTCGCTGCGCCGCCTCCTCTACCCGTCGCTCCTGACGGCCTTCTCCGCCTTCATCCTGTCCTGCGTCGTCGGCTGGGTCCACCACACGGTGGACGCCTCCCTTCGGGCCTGGGCCGGCCTCGTGGGCATCGGGACCGCCGGCTGGATGCAGAATGTATTCGGGGAGGTCGGCTCTTTCATCCTACTCCTCCTGGCTGGGGCGGTCCTGCTCCTGCTGGTGGTCGACCATGACATTCAGCGCACGGTGGACCGCGTCATCAGGGCGGCCCGCAGGATCGGGGCGGGCGTCTCGGCCGCCGGGGCGTACATCCGCGACCAGTGGAGCCGGGCCCGGGCCCACGCCCCCGAACCGAAAGCACCCTCCCCTACATCCGGCCCGTCTTCGTCCGCGTCCGCCTCGGGGTCTCCGTCTGCATCTTCTCCGGAGCCGCCGTCTTCATCCCCCGCAGGGGAGCGCACGCCCCCTCCGGCCCGGACTCGCCCCAAGGACTCCGGAGCGCAAGCCCCGTCCGTTCGCCGAAACGACCTCTTTCGGCCCGGCCGTGACCCTGCCCCGTCCGCCACCGACGACGGCACGGCCTCCTCGGAGCCGGCCCCCGGTTCCTCTGCCCGCACGCCTGATGATATCTCCTCCGAGGAGGTCTCCGACGAGACGAGCGCGCCAACGCCTGCGGAAGAGGTTGAGTCAACGGATTCTCCTCCGGCCCCGGACCCGCCGCCCTCGTCCGCCGACGAGGCCCCCAACGCCGATGAACCAGCGGCACCAAGCCCCGGCGAAGCCCCTCCAGCCCCGGACGCCCCCGACGATCCGGACGACGATGTCTCGATGACGATCCAGGAGCAGGTTGAGGAGGAGACGACCGACGAAATCGAACGGACCGCGGAACTGCCCGACGACTTCGAATACGAGCCCCCCTCCCTCGACCTTCTCGACGAGTCGGTCGATACCGATCCGACCATCAACCGGGACGAGCTCGAGGAGAACAAACGGGTGCTCCTCGATAAGCTCGATATGTACAACATCGAGATCGAGGAGATCAACGCCGTGGTGGGCCCGACCGTCACGCGCTACGAGCTCACGCCCGCGCCCGGTGTGAAGGTCAGTCGCATCAAGTCGCTCGAAGACGACCTGGCCATGGCGATGGCGGCGCCCGGCATCCGCATGATCGCCCCCATTCCGGGCAAGTCGGCCGTAGGGGTCGAAATCCCCAATCGGAACCGGGAGCTCGTCCGCCTCCGCGACGTGATCGGGACTCGAAAATTCCAGGACACCGACCTCAAACTTCCCCTTCCCCTCGGCAAAAACATTGAGGGCGAGGTCCACGTGGGCGACCTGGCAACGATGCCCCACCTTCTCATCGCCGGCGCCACCGGGTCCGGCAAGTCCGTGGGCCTGAACGCCATCATCACGGGCCTCATCTACGCCTGTCATCCGGCCAACCTGCGGTTTGTCATTATCGACCCGAAGAAAATTGAGCTGCAGCAGTACACAGCGCTCGAAACGCAGTTCGTGGCGGTGCCAGAGGACATCGACCAGACGGTCATCACCGACATCGACGAGGCGTCCGGCGTTCTGAAGAGCGTGGAGCGGGAGATGGAGGCACGCTACGACCTCCTCTCGGACGCCGGTGCGCGCAACATCACCGGCTACAACGAGCGGTTTCAGGCCGGGGAGCTCGACCCCACGGAGGGGCACCGCCACATGCCCTACCTCGTGGTGGTGGTCGACGAGCTGGCCGACCTGATGATGGCGGCCGGCGACGACGTGGAGGGGCCGATCTCGCGCCTTGCCCAGATGGCCCGGGCCGTCGGCATTCACCTCATCCTCGCGACGCAACGCCCGTCGGTCGACGTGGTAACCGGCGTCATCAAGGCCAACTTTCCGTCCCGCATCGCCTTTGAGGTCGCCTCCCGGGTCGACTCGCGCACCATCCTGGACCAGGGCGGCGCCGAGGACCTCGTCGGAAACGGCGACATGCTCTTCCTAAGCGGCAGCGACCTGATGCGCCTGCAGGGCCCGTTCGTGAGCGTGGAGGAGGTGGAGGAGGTTGTGGACTACGTCGCCGACCAGCCCGGCGTCACCCCTTACACGCTGCCCTCCCTGCAGGACGCCGGCCACGGCCCGGACGAAACGCTCGGCGTGGAGGACACCGACGAGAAGTTTGAGGAGGCCGCCCGTGTCATCGTGCGTCGCCAGCAGGGCTCCGTGTCGCTCCTCCAGCGCAAGCTGGCGGTCGGCTACACCCGCGCCGCCCGCATCGTCGATCAGCTGGAGGAGGCCGGCATCGTGGGCCCGTTCAATGGCACCAAGGCCCGCGACGTGCTCGTCGACGACGAGCAGGCGCTCGACGACCTGCTGCACGGCGAGGACGCCGACAAGGCCGACCCGGACGAGGCATAG
- a CDS encoding 5-(carboxyamino)imidazole ribonucleotide synthase: MSSTFPTIGILGGGQLGKMMAAEAVRMGVDARLLSPKEAGPMRPYTGARVGDWTDPDVLRPFTADCDVVTVESEWAPADAAAEVLPDGAALWPSTQTLSLIKDKGVQKQHLADAGCPVPAFACCETLDDALDAAEAFGYPVVLKQYRGAYDGYGNATAAAEDELRDAWPDLATEDGAMVETFADFARELAVQVARRPGGNQVVYPVAYTEQRDHRCHAVEVPADIDDAIADKARHIAQKSVDAVEGVGLIAVELFEMPDGRVLVNELAPRPHNTGHYSIEGAATSQFENHVRAVLDWPLGDPSLRTPVAVMVNVLGRREGTPPQTTGLPRALDTEGVTPHIYGKPDVRPGRKMGHVTALGTDRADTRKRAEMAASAIEL; encoded by the coding sequence ATGAGTTCAACGTTTCCGACGATCGGCATTCTTGGCGGTGGCCAGCTCGGCAAGATGATGGCGGCCGAGGCCGTTCGCATGGGCGTGGATGCCCGGCTGTTGTCCCCGAAGGAGGCCGGGCCGATGCGGCCTTACACCGGCGCCCGGGTCGGCGACTGGACCGACCCGGACGTGCTTCGCCCGTTCACGGCCGACTGTGACGTGGTAACGGTCGAGAGCGAGTGGGCCCCCGCCGACGCCGCCGCCGAGGTGTTGCCGGACGGCGCCGCCCTCTGGCCCTCCACCCAAACCCTTTCCCTCATTAAGGACAAGGGCGTCCAGAAGCAGCACCTCGCCGACGCCGGGTGCCCGGTGCCGGCGTTTGCCTGCTGCGAGACCCTCGACGACGCCCTCGACGCCGCGGAGGCGTTCGGCTATCCGGTGGTCCTGAAGCAGTATCGGGGGGCCTACGACGGCTACGGCAACGCCACGGCGGCCGCCGAGGACGAGCTCCGCGACGCCTGGCCCGACTTGGCCACCGAGGATGGGGCGATGGTCGAAACGTTCGCGGACTTTGCCCGCGAACTCGCCGTGCAGGTGGCCCGGCGGCCGGGCGGAAACCAGGTCGTGTATCCGGTCGCCTACACCGAGCAGCGCGACCACCGGTGCCACGCCGTGGAGGTGCCCGCGGACATCGACGATGCGATTGCCGACAAGGCCCGCCACATCGCACAAAAGTCCGTCGACGCGGTGGAGGGGGTGGGCCTGATCGCCGTCGAGCTTTTTGAAATGCCCGACGGGCGTGTGCTCGTCAACGAGCTCGCCCCTCGCCCCCACAACACCGGCCACTACTCGATTGAGGGCGCCGCCACGTCCCAGTTCGAAAACCACGTGCGGGCCGTTCTGGACTGGCCCCTGGGGGATCCCTCCCTGCGCACCCCGGTGGCCGTAATGGTAAATGTGCTGGGCCGCCGCGAGGGCACCCCCCCGCAGACGACCGGCCTCCCGCGTGCCCTCGACACCGAGGGCGTAACCCCTCACATCTACGGCAAGCCCGACGTGCGTCCCGGCCGCAAAATGGGGCACGTGACCGCCCTCGGCACCGACCGCGCCGACACGCGCAAGCGAGCCGAAATGGCCGCCAGCGCGATTGAACTGTAG
- the purE gene encoding 5-(carboxyamino)imidazole ribonucleotide mutase, producing the protein MSTSPAPPIGIAMGSDSDLPVMEEAAEVLDEFGVSYEMRVLSAHRTPGVMQEYAETAQERGVEVIIAGAGGAAHLPGMLAASTPLPVIGVPVKTSTMNGVDSLLSIVQMPGGVPVGSVAINAADNAALLAVQILGVGAPDLRAKMTAYKDDLTETVEEMDERVSDRSSSS; encoded by the coding sequence ATGTCTACGTCCCCCGCACCGCCCATTGGCATCGCCATGGGCAGCGACTCCGATCTTCCCGTCATGGAGGAGGCCGCCGAGGTGCTCGACGAGTTCGGCGTGTCCTACGAGATGCGGGTTCTCTCCGCCCATCGCACCCCCGGCGTCATGCAAGAGTACGCCGAGACCGCCCAGGAGCGCGGCGTGGAGGTCATAATCGCCGGCGCCGGCGGGGCGGCCCACCTGCCCGGCATGCTCGCCGCCAGCACGCCCCTCCCCGTCATTGGCGTGCCGGTGAAAACCAGCACGATGAACGGCGTCGACTCCCTCCTCTCCATCGTGCAGATGCCGGGCGGCGTGCCCGTCGGGTCCGTTGCCATCAACGCCGCCGACAACGCCGCCCTGCTCGCCGTCCAAATTCTCGGCGTCGGGGCCCCCGATCTCCGTGCCAAGATGACCGCGTACAAGGACGACCTGACGGAGACGGTCGAGGAGATGGACGAGCGTGTGTCCGACCGTTCGAGCAGCAGCTAG
- a CDS encoding T9SS type A sorting domain-containing protein has translation MNTRDRSVTLRWTATGDDGRAGTAQRYLLRYDTTRIETAADFEQARSVSAPPPPDTAGATETAVVTASDGLEAGRTYYFALVAEDDAGNRSRRTSPDREAVLVREIQVDKGSVASGAGSSSRTQFVLNETQEVRVTLYDLLGRRVRVLLDEEIPEGFRQTVRIPTRSLSSGPYFLRFVGERFAITRKVVVVN, from the coding sequence GTGAATACGCGCGACCGGTCCGTGACGCTGCGGTGGACCGCCACCGGCGACGACGGCCGGGCCGGGACGGCCCAGCGGTATCTGCTCCGCTACGACACAACCCGCATCGAAACCGCGGCGGACTTCGAGCAGGCCCGTTCCGTGAGCGCGCCGCCACCTCCCGATACTGCGGGTGCGACGGAGACCGCCGTTGTCACGGCGTCGGACGGACTCGAGGCGGGTCGCACCTACTACTTTGCGCTCGTCGCCGAGGACGATGCCGGGAACCGGTCCCGCCGGACCTCTCCCGACCGCGAGGCCGTGCTGGTGCGGGAGATCCAAGTCGACAAGGGGAGTGTGGCCTCCGGGGCCGGTTCCTCCTCCAGAACCCAGTTCGTCCTCAACGAGACCCAAGAGGTGCGCGTCACGCTTTATGATTTGCTCGGGCGACGCGTCCGGGTCCTGCTCGACGAGGAGATTCCGGAGGGCTTTCGGCAGACCGTGCGCATTCCCACACGTTCTCTTTCCAGCGGGCCGTACTTTCTGCGTTTCGTCGGGGAGCGGTTCGCCATCACCCGCAAGGTCGTCGTCGTGAACTGA
- the tyrS gene encoding tyrosine--tRNA ligase: MAFPPVDEQMTVLRRGAEEIVPEDELAEKLRTSRETDTPLTVKLGCDPSRPDLHLGHTVVLRKLRQFQDFGHRAVLIVGDFTGMIGDPSGRSKTRPQLTLEETREHGRSYYEQATRVLDPDKTEIRYNSEWLDEMRFSDVIELAARQTVAQMLKRDDFNERYEAGQPISLHEFLYPLAQARDSVHIEADVELGGTDQRFNLLLARRLQEANDQAAQVCMMLPLLEGTDGSDKMSKSLDNAIGIAEAPEDMYGKTMSVPDALIYRYVELVTDVPTEQLPKVKQFAESNPRAAKAQLARRIVEMYHGEEAADRAEEHFEQTVVEGGVPDDLPEYTPTPEEGAEVGLLNLMRHAGLTDSNSEGRRMIEQGAVTIDEEKVTDTGRYIDVAEAAPFVLQVGKRRFARIRPPKNGADA; encoded by the coding sequence ATGGCATTTCCGCCGGTCGACGAGCAGATGACGGTTCTCCGCCGCGGGGCGGAAGAGATTGTCCCGGAAGACGAGCTTGCCGAGAAGCTTCGCACGTCGCGGGAGACGGACACGCCCCTGACCGTGAAGCTCGGGTGCGACCCGAGTCGTCCGGACCTTCACCTCGGCCACACGGTGGTCCTCCGCAAGCTGCGACAGTTCCAGGACTTCGGCCACCGGGCCGTCCTTATTGTGGGCGACTTCACGGGCATGATCGGCGATCCGTCCGGCCGCTCCAAGACGCGTCCCCAGCTCACCCTCGAGGAGACGCGCGAGCACGGCCGGAGCTACTACGAGCAGGCGACTCGTGTGCTCGACCCGGACAAGACGGAGATCCGGTACAACTCCGAGTGGCTCGACGAGATGCGCTTCAGTGACGTCATCGAGCTGGCGGCCCGGCAGACGGTCGCGCAGATGCTGAAGCGCGATGACTTCAACGAGCGCTACGAGGCGGGCCAGCCCATCAGCCTGCACGAATTCCTGTACCCGCTGGCGCAGGCGCGCGACTCCGTCCACATCGAGGCGGACGTGGAGCTGGGCGGCACCGATCAGCGCTTCAACCTGCTCCTGGCGCGGCGCCTGCAGGAGGCCAACGACCAGGCGGCGCAGGTCTGCATGATGCTCCCGCTCCTGGAGGGCACGGACGGCTCCGACAAGATGTCGAAGTCCCTCGACAACGCCATCGGCATCGCCGAGGCGCCCGAAGACATGTACGGCAAGACCATGTCGGTGCCCGACGCCCTCATCTACCGCTACGTGGAGCTCGTTACCGACGTCCCGACCGAGCAGCTCCCGAAGGTCAAGCAGTTTGCCGAGAGCAACCCGCGGGCGGCGAAGGCCCAACTGGCCCGCCGCATCGTGGAGATGTACCACGGTGAAGAGGCCGCGGATCGGGCCGAGGAGCACTTCGAACAGACCGTGGTGGAGGGGGGCGTGCCGGACGACCTGCCGGAGTACACGCCGACGCCGGAGGAGGGGGCAGAGGTTGGCCTTCTGAACCTGATGCGCCACGCCGGCCTGACGGACTCCAACAGCGAGGGCCGCCGCATGATTGAGCAGGGGGCCGTCACGATCGACGAGGAGAAGGTGACCGACACCGGGCGCTACATCGACGTGGCCGAGGCGGCGCCGTTCGTGCTCCAGGTGGGCAAGCGCCGGTTCGCCCGCATTCGTCCGCCCAAAAATGGCGCGGACGCGTGA
- the smpB gene encoding SsrA-binding protein SmpB — MAEGTEVVARNKKAQFEYDIEETLEAGLVLEGSEVKSVRQGKASLDGAYCQVDREGEMKIHGMYIKPYEEAGPFGHEPRRSRKLLLHDQQIGKWGQMAEQEGYTIVPLSLYFRDGWAKLKIGIAKGRQKHDKRQAIKEREMERRLEQEQSDYNF; from the coding sequence ATGGCTGAAGGCACCGAGGTCGTTGCGCGCAATAAGAAGGCGCAGTTCGAGTACGACATTGAGGAAACCCTGGAGGCGGGGCTCGTCCTGGAGGGGTCCGAGGTCAAATCGGTGCGCCAGGGCAAGGCGAGCCTGGACGGGGCGTACTGCCAGGTCGATCGGGAGGGGGAGATGAAGATCCACGGGATGTACATCAAGCCGTACGAGGAGGCCGGCCCGTTCGGGCACGAACCGCGGCGCAGCCGGAAGCTCCTGCTCCACGACCAGCAGATTGGCAAGTGGGGGCAGATGGCCGAGCAGGAGGGCTACACGATTGTCCCGCTGTCGCTCTACTTCCGGGACGGGTGGGCGAAGCTAAAGATTGGAATCGCGAAGGGCCGCCAGAAGCACGACAAGCGCCAGGCCATTAAGGAGCGGGAGATGGAGCGCCGACTGGAGCAGGAGCAGAGCGACTACAATTTTTAG
- a CDS encoding MqnA/MqnD/SBP family protein produces the protein MDLAIWDYPPAEFLASGFTSGAVENPFRITRHRPEQCAAMLVEDEVDVALMPTMLALQASNAIDVLPSVGLVSWRYPYARLVWQGGLHDFPETIAYDRRVAQERIATRIVLHEHYQVDPTFVPYDARSPQALLDTEEDAALLVGPNVPALQPEPFTMDIGREWYELSNYPMVWGLYVTKRDQSTDEMIEALIASGEAADDNRDVWVQAQETTASLNEFYREDLRTGLDKLAIASLTEFRKYLFYYDVTEDVPDLPLVYLDEEDEEEEEEEH, from the coding sequence ATGGACCTTGCAATCTGGGACTATCCGCCCGCTGAGTTTCTGGCCTCGGGCTTTACGTCCGGTGCCGTCGAGAATCCGTTTCGGATCACGCGGCATCGCCCCGAGCAGTGTGCGGCGATGCTGGTGGAGGACGAGGTGGACGTGGCGCTGATGCCCACGATGCTGGCCCTGCAGGCGAGCAACGCCATCGACGTGCTTCCGAGTGTGGGGCTGGTTTCGTGGCGGTACCCGTACGCCCGCCTCGTGTGGCAGGGGGGACTGCACGACTTTCCGGAGACGATTGCCTACGACCGGCGCGTCGCGCAGGAGCGCATCGCCACCCGGATTGTTCTGCACGAGCACTACCAGGTCGACCCCACGTTCGTCCCGTACGACGCCCGCTCCCCGCAGGCGCTGCTCGACACCGAGGAGGATGCGGCCCTGCTGGTCGGTCCCAACGTCCCCGCCCTTCAGCCCGAGCCCTTCACGATGGACATCGGGCGCGAGTGGTACGAGCTCTCCAACTACCCGATGGTGTGGGGGCTGTACGTCACCAAGCGGGACCAGTCGACGGACGAGATGATCGAGGCGTTGATCGCCTCGGGCGAGGCGGCCGACGACAACCGCGACGTATGGGTGCAGGCGCAGGAGACCACCGCCTCGCTGAACGAGTTCTACCGCGAGGACCTCCGCACCGGGCTCGACAAACTCGCCATCGCGAGCCTGACGGAGTTTCGGAAGTACCTCTTCTACTACGACGTGACGGAGGACGTCCCCGACCTCCCGCTCGTGTACCTCGACGAAGAGGACGAGGAGGAAGAGGAAGAAGAGCACTGA
- the rplS gene encoding 50S ribosomal protein L19 yields the protein MATDLMSVVEATQLRDDVPDFDSGDTVNVHLRVVEGEKERIQQFEGVCLSRRGSGPNETFTVRKVSEGVGVERIFPVHSPRVAQIDVVRRGAVNRSKLSYLRGLSGKDARIQEQIRGN from the coding sequence ATGGCTACTGATCTTATGAGCGTCGTCGAGGCGACGCAGCTTCGCGACGACGTACCGGACTTTGACTCCGGGGACACGGTAAACGTTCACCTCCGGGTGGTTGAGGGCGAGAAGGAGCGCATCCAGCAGTTCGAAGGGGTGTGCCTTTCGCGTCGTGGCTCCGGGCCGAACGAGACGTTTACGGTTCGCAAGGTGTCCGAAGGCGTGGGCGTCGAGCGCATCTTCCCGGTCCACTCCCCCCGTGTGGCCCAGATCGACGTCGTTCGTCGTGGGGCCGTGAACCGGTCGAAGCTTTCGTACCTCCGTGGCCTGTCGGGCAAAGACGCCCGGATTCAGGAGCAGATTCGGGGGAACTAG
- the trmD gene encoding tRNA (guanosine(37)-N1)-methyltransferase TrmD: MPGSIRIDIVTALPALVEGPLQHSILQRAQESDVATLQVHNLREYATDKHRQVDDRPFGGGAGMVLKPEPLFRAVEAIEETAGEADDIIYLTPDGERLDQSMANRLSMESHLILIAGHYKGIDQRVRDLLVTREVSIGDVVLSGGELPALMLVDAVVRLVPGALGDSSSALTDAFQDGLLGAPVYTRPAEFRGQEVPSVLRSGDHQAIARWRDEKRLEKTRDRRPDLLPDTNNDSTEASSQ; this comes from the coding sequence ATGCCTGGGAGCATACGCATCGACATTGTGACGGCCCTCCCGGCCCTCGTGGAGGGGCCCCTTCAGCACAGCATCCTGCAGCGGGCACAGGAATCGGACGTGGCCACCCTCCAGGTGCACAACCTTCGGGAGTACGCGACCGACAAGCACCGACAGGTGGACGACCGCCCGTTCGGCGGGGGCGCCGGGATGGTGCTGAAGCCGGAGCCGCTGTTTCGGGCCGTGGAGGCGATCGAGGAGACGGCCGGAGAGGCGGACGACATCATTTACCTCACGCCCGACGGTGAGCGGCTCGATCAGTCGATGGCCAACCGCCTCTCGATGGAGAGCCATCTCATTCTGATTGCGGGGCACTACAAGGGCATCGACCAGCGGGTGCGGGACCTTCTCGTCACGCGTGAAGTGTCGATTGGCGACGTGGTTCTCAGTGGCGGGGAGCTGCCGGCACTGATGCTGGTTGACGCGGTCGTCCGCCTCGTGCCGGGCGCGCTGGGCGACAGCTCGTCGGCCCTCACGGACGCGTTTCAGGACGGGCTTCTGGGCGCGCCGGTCTACACACGCCCGGCCGAGTTTCGGGGGCAGGAGGTGCCGTCGGTCCTCCGCTCGGGCGACCATCAGGCCATTGCCCGCTGGCGGGACGAAAAGCGACTCGAAAAGACCCGGGACCGCCGGCCCGATCTCCTACCCGACACCAACAACGATTCGACCGAGGCGTCTTCGCAGTAG